GGATTTATACCTGTTCTGAAAGAGATGGCCTGAACGGGTATGACGCCTGTTAAAAGAGACGGCATAGCCGGTGAGGAGTCTCTGCATCACACGACTTACCGGCATTATACCGGTTTTCAGGAGCAGGTGAAAATGATTGGGAATAAGAGCCCAGGCATAGCATGAGGCAGCTGTTTCCGAGAGAATATGAGAAAGTCGATCAATGAAACGGTTCCGGTCAATATCGTCCTCAAAGATGGCTCCCCGCTCTATGCCCCTCACGATGATATGATGAAGGGCGCCTTCCGCGTCAATGCGTGATCTTCTGGGCATGGATGAAATATATCATAGGAGAGGGAGGAGGGAAAGTGAAAAAGTAAAGGGCGTCCCCATCGGGCCCCCAAAAGTAAAGGGCGTCCCCCTCGATACCCTGATTTTGCTTGAATTTTGTTGACATTGTTGTGGCACAATACCAGAATAGACCTAGATCATAGTATCCAAACAAACTCATGCGGGGACGGAGGCGCTATAAATTGGCTCTGGTGTCCCCAGCGGCAAGACGGTTGATGACATGGGGGGCGATAATGACATTAGAAGAGTACCGCGCAAGAATGCAGGAACTCACGCCAGGGGAATTTCAGAAGTTCAACGAGGATTTCGGTGGCGGACCGGAGTCTGTGGAACAACGTGTCAGGGAGTTTGTAGATGAGCCCAAATATGAGCGCCGCATCTGCCAGTTGTTGTCCTTAGAAACTGAGGCTGAGAAAGTGACTGCGGCAGTGCTGAAGTCTGCCGATGCCGCTGGACAATCGGCTGCATGTGCAAGACTTTCCATGAGGTGGTCAATCATTTCGTGCATAGCCGCCATTGCGGCTGTGACTGTGGCAGTTATCGGGTTGTTCTTGAAGAGGTAATTGGTCGTGAGTAGGTTGGAG
The genomic region above belongs to Syntrophorhabdaceae bacterium and contains:
- a CDS encoding transposase gives rise to the protein MPRRSRIDAEGALHHIIVRGIERGAIFEDDIDRNRFIDRLSHILSETAASCYAWALIPNHFHLLLKTGIMPVSRVMQRLLTGYAVSFNRRHTRSGHLFQNRYKS